In Desulfomonile tiedjei DSM 6799, a genomic segment contains:
- a CDS encoding IS1182 family transposase encodes MGKQIRADYEQILMFPPSVEDWVAKDHPARFIRDFVDSLDLSELGIEVPDSDTGRPPYAPDLLLKVWLFGYFNRIRSTRKLEKGCLENMGLIWLTGMNAPDHNSLWRFFKANKKSLRHLFRQSIRVALKADLIGLALHAVDGTKIQAVSSNDKARGREHLERFLESVSERLDRTIADAMTEIERAEREETGEYRLPQSMQDGLKRKQRIQEALKELDESDKKSVHPSEPEARFMKNRRTKDLSYNAQAVADQKSGLIVAADVVTDGADNGQLVPMLDKVKENLGAVAEENVADGGYFSSGQIGLAHEREYGILIGKSSGEIVSERGADEDLYHRSRFVFDQERDCFICPEGRLLPFHQRKINGKNHNEVRRYHCKDFLTCPNRWKCSKSKNGRLIDLSVYEAALERHRSKREKPENKERLKTRKKIIEPPFAWIKSALSFRRWTVAGIDNVKAQWDLICTTINLRKLYHHWVSGEVAFT; translated from the coding sequence ATGGGCAAACAGATCCGGGCCGATTACGAACAGATCTTGATGTTTCCGCCGTCAGTGGAAGACTGGGTGGCTAAGGATCACCCGGCGCGCTTTATCCGAGATTTCGTGGATTCCTTGGATCTGTCCGAGTTGGGAATCGAGGTTCCCGACAGCGATACAGGACGTCCTCCGTATGCGCCAGATCTTCTGTTGAAGGTGTGGCTTTTCGGATACTTCAATCGGATCAGGAGTACCCGTAAGCTTGAGAAGGGTTGCCTTGAGAATATGGGGCTGATTTGGCTGACGGGGATGAATGCTCCGGATCATAATTCCTTATGGCGATTCTTCAAGGCGAACAAGAAATCATTGAGGCATCTGTTCAGACAGTCGATTCGTGTTGCTCTGAAGGCCGATCTGATCGGTCTAGCTCTTCATGCCGTGGACGGGACCAAGATCCAAGCCGTCTCATCCAACGACAAGGCTCGGGGTCGTGAGCACCTGGAGAGGTTTCTGGAAAGTGTTTCGGAGAGATTGGACCGCACGATTGCCGATGCGATGACTGAGATAGAGAGAGCCGAGCGGGAAGAGACCGGTGAGTATCGCCTTCCGCAGTCCATGCAAGACGGATTGAAACGGAAACAGCGGATACAAGAGGCTCTGAAGGAGTTGGATGAATCGGACAAGAAGTCAGTTCACCCTTCGGAACCGGAAGCTCGCTTTATGAAGAATCGCCGGACCAAAGACTTGTCGTACAACGCTCAGGCGGTTGCCGACCAAAAGAGCGGCCTTATCGTGGCCGCAGATGTGGTCACGGATGGGGCCGACAACGGGCAATTGGTCCCCATGCTCGACAAGGTGAAAGAGAATCTGGGCGCTGTGGCAGAGGAAAATGTGGCGGACGGGGGATATTTTTCCTCAGGGCAGATAGGTCTGGCCCATGAGCGAGAATACGGCATTCTTATCGGGAAATCGTCAGGGGAAATTGTTTCCGAGAGAGGTGCGGATGAGGATCTCTATCACCGATCCCGGTTCGTCTTTGATCAGGAGCGTGATTGCTTCATATGCCCTGAAGGGCGCTTGTTGCCTTTTCATCAGCGGAAAATTAACGGCAAGAACCACAATGAGGTTCGCAGGTATCACTGCAAGGATTTTCTAACGTGTCCCAATCGCTGGAAATGCTCCAAGAGCAAGAACGGACGCCTCATAGACCTCAGCGTTTACGAGGCGGCCCTAGAACGACACCGCAGCAAGAGGGAAAAACCAGAGAACAAAGAGCGCCTGAAGACTCGAAAGAAGATTATCGAGCCACCGTTTGCCTGGATCAAGAGCGCATTAAGCTTTCGGCGATGGACCGTGGCCGGAATCGACAACGTAAAGGCCCAGTGGGACCTTATTTGCACGACCATAAATCTCAGGAAGCTCTACCACCATTGGGTATCCGGCGAGGTGGCATTCACGTAA
- a CDS encoding replication-associated recombination protein A, with amino-acid sequence MDMFENILVTGPDRPLADRMRPRNLDDFVGQEGIVGPGKILRNAIRDDRLFSMLFWGPPGTGKTTLATIIAEATGSKFVPFSAVTAGVKEIKEIAARARDDLKYGGTRTILFLDEIHRFNKSQQDYLLPHVERGTLILIGATTENPSFEVNSALLSRLRVFILESLSDEHIRAIIRRGLTDTEQGLGNLQVKLNEDAEHFIAVISGGDARAALNLLEPAALEAQKHHDGVISIDLVRELAQKRSLLYDKTGEEHYNLISALHKSLRDSDPDAGLYWMGRMIEAGEDPLYVARRLVRFASEDVGLASPRALEQAVAAYQACQYIGLPECALALAQVVVFLATSPKSNALEAAYIAVKEEIAATGHLPVPLHLRNAPTRFMKKIGYGKGYKYAHDFPDAKVDQEYLPEEIRETRFYHPTGRGYEQTIKEWMEKSGYLDSEENESEKPDSSD; translated from the coding sequence ATGGATATGTTCGAAAACATTTTGGTTACGGGTCCGGACAGACCTTTGGCTGATAGAATGAGACCGCGAAATCTGGACGATTTCGTAGGCCAGGAAGGCATTGTCGGCCCCGGCAAGATCCTGAGGAATGCCATTCGTGATGACCGGCTGTTTTCCATGTTGTTCTGGGGACCTCCCGGAACAGGTAAGACAACGCTGGCAACCATTATCGCGGAGGCAACGGGATCGAAATTCGTACCTTTCTCCGCTGTTACCGCTGGGGTGAAGGAAATAAAGGAAATCGCTGCACGAGCTCGGGACGATCTCAAGTACGGAGGCACCCGAACCATTCTCTTCCTGGACGAAATCCATCGATTCAACAAGTCCCAGCAGGATTATCTTCTTCCTCACGTAGAACGAGGTACGCTGATCCTGATCGGAGCAACCACGGAAAATCCGAGCTTCGAGGTAAACTCCGCGTTGCTCTCACGACTTCGGGTATTCATCTTGGAATCGCTTTCCGATGAACATATCCGCGCGATTATTCGCCGCGGTCTGACGGATACAGAACAGGGTTTAGGCAATTTGCAGGTGAAGCTGAATGAAGATGCAGAGCATTTCATAGCGGTTATCTCCGGAGGTGATGCACGAGCTGCGTTGAACCTGCTCGAACCCGCAGCCCTGGAAGCTCAAAAGCATCATGATGGAGTGATTTCCATCGATCTGGTGAGAGAACTGGCTCAAAAGAGAAGCCTGCTGTACGACAAGACCGGCGAAGAGCATTACAATCTTATCAGCGCACTCCATAAATCGTTGCGAGACAGCGATCCCGATGCCGGGCTGTACTGGATGGGTCGGATGATCGAAGCAGGAGAAGACCCGCTGTACGTAGCGCGGCGACTGGTCAGGTTTGCCAGCGAGGATGTGGGCCTTGCCTCTCCACGTGCTCTGGAGCAGGCAGTTGCAGCATATCAGGCCTGTCAGTACATAGGTCTGCCTGAATGCGCTTTGGCTTTGGCGCAGGTTGTAGTGTTTCTCGCGACGTCACCCAAGTCGAATGCGCTTGAAGCCGCGTATATTGCGGTGAAGGAAGAGATTGCAGCAACAGGCCATTTGCCCGTGCCTTTGCACCTCAGGAATGCTCCCACCCGATTCATGAAGAAAATCGGATACGGAAAAGGTTACAAGTACGCCCACGATTTTCCCGACGCAAAGGTGGATCAGGAGTATCTTCCTGAAGAAATCCGGGAGACACGTTTCTATCACCCAACAGGAAGAGGATACGAACAGACCATAAAGGAATGGATGGAAAAGTCCGGATATCTGGATTCGGAAGAGAACGAATCCGAAAAACCGGATTCATCCGATTGA
- a CDS encoding NAD(+)/NADH kinase: MQRIGFVLKRGDQEAIRLGEKIKDFVVKSGKEVLLESTLTALADKWGGRATDRLTDEADILIVLGGDGTILRAASLLNDTSMPVLGVNLGRVGFMAELSPDDAISELESVMKGTAEYATRMLLEITWEESSRMRVLNDAVIHWGAIARLIDLGLRIGSSSEIELRADGLIVSTPTGSSAYSYAAHGPLIHPDVEGILLTPICPYVGLRRPLLLPPNVEIEVILKKGPSLTMTLDGHTTINLEEGQSIRIAKAPIPFTMVKCRTRDYFELLKQKKLGLV, translated from the coding sequence ATGCAACGAATCGGGTTCGTGTTGAAACGCGGAGATCAGGAAGCGATTCGACTCGGTGAAAAGATCAAGGATTTTGTGGTGAAATCCGGCAAAGAGGTGCTGCTTGAATCTACGCTCACCGCATTGGCCGACAAATGGGGTGGCCGAGCCACAGACCGCCTCACGGACGAAGCAGATATTTTGATAGTGCTTGGAGGAGACGGCACGATACTTCGGGCCGCGTCTCTGTTGAACGATACTTCCATGCCCGTGCTTGGGGTGAATCTCGGAAGAGTTGGATTTATGGCAGAGCTTTCACCGGACGATGCTATTTCCGAGCTTGAGTCCGTAATGAAAGGAACTGCGGAATATGCGACCAGAATGCTTCTGGAGATCACGTGGGAAGAATCAAGCCGGATGCGTGTTCTCAACGATGCAGTAATCCACTGGGGCGCAATTGCCCGGTTAATCGATTTGGGACTAAGAATAGGATCCTCCAGCGAAATAGAACTCAGGGCCGACGGGCTGATCGTGTCCACTCCAACGGGTTCCAGCGCTTACTCGTATGCAGCGCACGGTCCTTTGATTCATCCCGATGTGGAAGGTATTCTCCTCACACCGATCTGTCCCTATGTGGGACTAAGGCGTCCCCTGTTGCTTCCTCCGAACGTGGAAATCGAAGTAATACTCAAGAAAGGGCCGTCTCTCACGATGACTCTCGACGGTCACACAACCATTAACCTTGAGGAAGGTCAGTCGATTCGTATTGCAAAGGCGCCGATTCCTTTTACTATGGTAAAGTGCAGGACCAGGGATTACTTTGAACTTTTAAAGCAAAAAAAACTTGGCCTGGTGTGA
- the recN gene encoding DNA repair protein RecN: MLRYLKIANLAIIDNVEIEFGDGFNVLTGETGAGKSILIGALNLLLGSRGSAELIRTGEEEAHVEGLFEISPTSLPDSLKEAIGSGEFVLSRKIARSGRSRCWINGNLASVGMLQSIGSSLVSIFGQHDHRVLLDPDEHIDILDRYGALDKQVGEVADLYSRWKKAEKDLDAALGRLEELKRESRENADSIKELSEAGLKAGEEEELTQERDTLKKAVQIREKAFEAYQVLYGKSGSIIENLSDVKRATDYLASTSQKFEALRENFQDAVYRLDDVALELRDIAKNFSADPARLEAIEERLVALRRLKRKYGRDIPGLVALLDSLSQEEGNLLDAQNLVNKTRAAATQFHEDYLKAGENLSISRKEAASQLEKAMGQELSELAMREAVFSVEFQPLERDRSSQKGLESVEFFLASNPGEAARPLARIASGGELSRIMLALKALQADGQGASTVIFDEVDAGIGGNTAFAVGSRLARVARRQQVLCVTHLHQIAALANHHFAVQKHVSEGRTQIDVKSLDSEARPAELARMLGAGYDPESVKEHIKKLMEFRSMENSQ, translated from the coding sequence ATGCTGAGATATCTGAAAATAGCGAATCTTGCCATTATCGATAACGTCGAAATCGAATTCGGCGATGGATTCAATGTACTCACAGGAGAGACAGGGGCTGGAAAATCTATCCTGATCGGAGCGCTCAATCTGCTGCTGGGAAGCCGCGGGTCCGCGGAACTCATCAGGACAGGCGAAGAAGAAGCTCACGTCGAAGGATTATTCGAGATTTCTCCGACATCATTGCCTGATAGTCTGAAGGAAGCAATCGGATCCGGTGAATTTGTGCTTTCCAGGAAAATTGCCCGGTCCGGTCGTTCCAGATGCTGGATTAATGGAAATCTTGCCAGTGTCGGCATGCTTCAGAGTATCGGCTCTTCTCTTGTCAGCATATTCGGACAACACGATCACCGCGTGCTTCTCGATCCGGATGAGCATATCGACATTCTCGACCGATATGGAGCGCTGGACAAGCAGGTCGGAGAAGTTGCCGACCTGTACTCGAGATGGAAAAAAGCGGAAAAGGATCTGGATGCAGCACTCGGGCGCCTGGAAGAGTTAAAACGTGAATCCCGCGAAAATGCAGATTCCATAAAGGAGTTATCAGAGGCCGGTCTCAAAGCCGGTGAGGAAGAAGAACTGACGCAAGAACGGGACACTCTGAAAAAAGCGGTTCAAATTCGAGAAAAGGCCTTCGAGGCATACCAGGTTTTGTACGGAAAATCCGGAAGCATAATCGAGAACCTTTCCGACGTGAAGCGGGCAACGGATTACCTTGCGTCCACAAGCCAAAAATTTGAAGCTCTCCGGGAGAATTTTCAAGATGCCGTGTACCGGCTGGACGACGTTGCCCTGGAGCTTCGTGACATAGCAAAGAACTTCTCTGCCGACCCGGCTCGCCTGGAAGCCATAGAAGAAAGATTGGTTGCCCTGAGACGTCTGAAAAGGAAGTACGGCAGAGATATCCCCGGTCTCGTTGCTCTGTTGGATTCCCTTTCACAAGAGGAAGGAAATCTCCTGGATGCCCAGAATCTGGTGAACAAAACCAGGGCGGCTGCCACTCAATTCCATGAAGATTATCTCAAGGCTGGAGAAAATCTTTCCATATCCCGCAAAGAGGCGGCATCTCAGCTCGAAAAGGCTATGGGACAGGAATTGAGTGAACTTGCAATGCGGGAGGCGGTCTTTTCGGTCGAGTTTCAACCTCTGGAACGCGACCGGTCTTCACAAAAAGGTCTCGAAAGCGTAGAATTTTTCCTCGCATCCAATCCGGGGGAAGCTGCACGGCCCCTTGCGCGGATTGCCTCGGGAGGCGAGCTTTCGCGTATCATGCTGGCTCTTAAAGCTCTGCAGGCAGATGGACAGGGTGCATCGACAGTGATATTCGATGAAGTGGACGCGGGTATTGGTGGTAATACCGCGTTTGCTGTCGGCTCCAGATTGGCGCGAGTGGCCCGGCGGCAGCAAGTGCTCTGTGTGACTCACCTGCATCAAATAGCCGCTCTAGCGAATCATCATTTTGCAGTACAGAAGCACGTGAGTGAAGGACGAACCCAGATTGACGTAAAGAGCCTCGATTCCGAAGCCAGACCTGCGGAACTGGCGAGAATGTTGGGCGCCGGTTACGATCCCGAATCTGTAAAAGAGCACATAAAGAAACTCATGGAATTTCGCAGCATGGAGAACTCGCAGTGA
- a CDS encoding N-acetyltransferase, with protein MIRKAQLSDMKIIHQLIMEQAKFGHILARAISDLYSQVRDFSVLVDDATGEILGCGSLHIVWEDLAEIRSLAVKSSHQSRGLGTLLIDFLLKEANELGIRRVFVLTYRITLFEKLGFSVMDKSQLPHKIWADCIKCTKFPECDEVALVKIQ; from the coding sequence GTGATTCGAAAAGCCCAGCTTTCGGACATGAAAATCATACACCAGCTTATCATGGAGCAGGCCAAATTCGGCCACATTCTGGCACGAGCTATCAGCGATCTCTACTCGCAGGTGAGGGATTTTTCAGTATTAGTCGATGATGCGACAGGAGAAATACTCGGGTGCGGTTCGCTGCATATTGTGTGGGAAGATCTTGCGGAAATACGGTCTCTTGCGGTAAAATCATCACACCAAAGTCGAGGACTTGGTACACTTTTAATCGATTTTCTTCTTAAGGAGGCGAATGAATTAGGCATTCGCCGCGTATTCGTCCTGACATATAGGATTACGCTCTTCGAGAAGCTCGGCTTTTCGGTTATGGATAAGAGTCAGCTTCCTCACAAAATCTGGGCCGACTGCATCAAATGCACCAAATTCCCGGAATGTGATGAAGTAGCGCTGGTGAAAATTCAATGA